The window atatataatgcaattaaatgttaatttaaaaacCTTCAAATCAGGACTAAATATCACACGCAGCTGACCCTTGCGAATGACACGAAGCTGCTCATATACACTCTCTTGAACAGCCTTTTCGTAGTGCAACATCATTATCCCATTAGGATATCTGACTTCACGAGGTAAATCCAAGAACAAGAGTTCATCTAAGACACCGCTGTTAAACTTGATCTCATTTAGTCTTGGTAGCACTTCAAATGTTGCCTCTGTTGATATCAATCCAGAAAATCAAAATTACTTGCAACCCAAGATCTGGACTAATTGAATATTTCTCAAAATGTTCTGGACTAACTAATATCATGATTCCAAAAATTACGATAAAACTTAACACCACATAGTAATTttcagaaaaagaaaagaaaaagagccAGCAAAGTTGATCTGCTTGCCCCGAAATGACCTAGACCAACAAATATcacttgattttttatttttattttgtaaaagaCAAAGGAGCTACATTTAGACAATTCTGGTGCCACCCAAAAAAAAGACTgctataattattaaatcaaactTGTTCCACCAAAAGAAAAACCAAAAGGAAATGCTTAATACACTTACCAAAACCTCTCCCGGACTTGGAGCCACAAATTTCACATTGCCATGCATCCTGGACAAAAGAATAAAGATGAGGACCTAGATTATCTTAGAAAGATGCCAGCaaagaagaaagatcaaaagTGTAGGTAATTGAATTGGTTATAAATTTTGTGCACGACTGATCAATGGTCCATCTAAGTTCAACCGTAAGCCACATACTTCAACTTGCATCAATAAATTGTATAAGAAAGGTAATTATGATTTTGTATTAGAGAGAAGCAAAACTGACCATGGTAGCCTGGGGAAAAACACCAAGTGAATGATGTCCAACATTATCATATTGTGACAAGCACCACCTTTTCTTTGCGCGTGGTGAATAATACTCTGCTACAAACTTCCTCCAATAGGCAATTGAATTGTCCTGTTGAAGTAGATGACAAAATTAAAGTAACACTCAAACCATACAACAGACAACTAAACAAAAAGCCTAAGATTGTGCATTTGAATTATGTAAGCTGTTGAAGTGGAAGTGGAGAAATATTGAACTTGAAAATACATCAACTCACAGATGGTCGTTGCTGCTGATGATATAGGTACTGCATTAGCCGATTTGAACATGCGCCACTCTCAAAGGTTCGCTTCACGCCAGATATATGTTGTGTGCCTGGTTGTTGAAGCTGTTGTCTCAACGAAAGttgctgttgttgttgttgcaaGAATTGTACACGTTGTATGGGCGACATGGACTGTATTATTTGTTGCTGTTGCTGTCGTAATCTATGCTGCTGGATAATAGCTTGCATCTGAGGGTTTTGGTTGTGCAGCTGCATGGAGTCCTGTCTCTGCATCAGTTGCTGCAGAACCTGTTGCTGCAGAATATCTTCTTGCTTTATCTCCAACCTAGGTTTCTTTTGCATTGATGACATAGATGGGTCTTGGATGAAAGATCCAGGGATTCGTGAAAGTTGACCCATCCTCGCTGCAGACAAAGAAGTAGCAGCTGAAGCACCTTGTTGAGCCTGAGTTAATTGTCCTTGTTGGGTGCTTGGCTCTTGATTGGAGCTCTGCTGACCCAAAGAGGTTCCATCCATAATTGATGAACCAGAAACACTTACATTATTGGATGTGAACGACATGGGTGATGCCGGTAGACGCATGTAAGAGTCTGTATTGATGCTCGTACTTCTTTGTAGATGTGGACCTCCTGAAAGTACAGAATTGGCATCGGTTACCAACGAACTTGCACCCACACTTGGACCCGAGTTTCCCAAGCTGTTTAATAACACATCACTCGCATCCACAGAACCTAGACTAGCATGCATAACTCCCGGAATTGAATTTGACGAAGTTCCAAAAGATGAACTCAAATAATTATTCCCCACAGATTGTCGCTGTCCATCTCCTTGGAAAAAGATTCCAGAACTATAAGAAGAATGCGACAACCCTCCCGACACAAGCGAAGGTGCCATAGAAGGCACCGACACCTGGTGACCAGTTTCCATTACAACTCTCCAGCACCAGCCCTTTACcttcttataataaaaacaacagGCTCAAATCCCATAACAACGACCCAATTCCACCTCAAGAAGTAGAATCCCGCAAATATAGCTTACAAAATTCCAAACAACAAAATACCCTAAGGTACCCTCCACTTGCAACTGAACAGATAATAAAAAACACCCATCTTTAGTTCAACTAATCCAATAAAAAAAGACAAAGCTTTTAAGTCACGGATTTCTCTGAaaccctaatttaaaaaaaaaaaaataccctcTAATTCTTCTAAAAGCTGGTAACCCAAGAACAGctacaaatcaaataattaagcaaaacaattacttaattaaaaagttaagtAAGTCTTTAACCAACCCATCATATATATTACAACTGATCGAACTCAAGTCCATTCAGCAgctcattaataaataaaaaagaacaaaaCTTGATCATGCAAAATGCTTAAGAAATGAAACCCATTACCAAATTAAGCACAGAAAACCAAAAAAAGCAGAAATTGAGAGATCGATTAAACAACATAAGAGGGAGATAGAACAAGAACAGGAACAGGAACAGAAAAGGTTTGAAGATCGTAAAGTAACTAGTAGTGATGAGAATAGTAAAATTAGAATACAAACATGGTATTGTTGCTGCAAAAGAGTAAGTGAGAAaattgagagaaggaaagtgcAGTCGAACCTGATTTAAAGCTATGAAACACGACTAAATTGGCAGAGAAACAATgaacaagaaagaaagagatatagagagagaaagagatgagtatgtatgtatatatctagaggaagaagaaagtagaaataattaatttaccgGATGTACCGGTCGATAACCCTACAAAACCGGGTATAACCGGTTTCTTAGTCAAGGTGGGGTTTGGAGACAGTCGGCAGCGCGACTGCTAGATCTCTTGTTCCTCGATTTTGACGTACACGTGGCTGTCTTATTACATGTGGTCCAATCAAACCAAatgcttttcttttttctctttatcgCCACAATAATAATACTGAATATCTAAACATGTTCTTTATTTTATGTTACATATTCAAATTCACCTTTAGACTTTATTCGTATTCAAATTTGGGCTACTAACTtatcattttgtttaatataaaccttaaagtttataattatcttaaaataatcgttgtatttttttaaagataaactTTCATCGAAAGTATAACAAGCACTAACATATCGTATAAAATATagagatttaaataataaaagataataaacaaaagaaaaatatccCTGTTTGGTTTGCGCCTAGCCTAACTCGAGCTGAGTTTggatgcatttttttttaaatttctttaaaagttatatttttttaccataGTTATTCGGGTGTTATTCcgataaaataatgttttaaaatatatttaattatatatattaataaatttaataatatttgtttatttaaattttaaaagtttttaaacaaggtttatatattctaaaaaaataaatttaataatcttatttaaaaatatattttttttaattaagaagaataGTCACAAACCCACAAAAAAAGATGTCacgtataattatatatttttttttaattacaaatttaggttatttaaataactcaattcaCTCGAATATCTTTTCACTCCCACTCTCATCAATCACATTACTTAATTCTTtacccaaaatactaaaatatactttattttaaattactatttattattttattattatatatcaatacacttttaagtaattttatttaaaatattatgtttcttcaaaatcatcaccaataattattcatttttccTTCTAGATTATTAGAATAATCCtaatccaaacaaggccttaaaaGAATGAGCAATCTCTCTCTCACACATATTATGCAGAAATTTGATGTATATACAAGGCAAACATCAAAATAACCCAACGAACAATTGTGGGTTTGTttggaaataataataataataataatggagaTGATGATTTGGATTTGAATCAAGATTTCCATTCAAAACCGTTAAGGTCATTGCTGAAGAACCCAACATTATCTCCAAACTCATTACCTATGTCCTGAAACATGTTATCTGGTAAATTAAGATAATCTGATCCGTTCATCCCCCCTACCACCTTCTTCTCTCCGCCTCCTCcgccagaagatgaagaagaagatgattttGTTGTATTCTGATGAGATTGATGACTCTGTTGGATCAAGCTCTGACTATTATTTACCTGTCCTTGTTGGATTCCTGATGATGAATAAACAACAACTCTCtgactattattattatgatttatagaagatgatgatgatgattcctGCTGCTGGGGAGAAGAATTGGAGTTTGGATTCATCATCACTTGGGCTGCTGCTGGCCCTGTCGAAGTTCCTCTACCAGCAATGGCGATATTATTGTTGGCCATCTGAGTATTATTGGATCTAGGATGGGCGGGGATTAATTTATTCACGGAGCTTCCATCCATAGGCATATTCTGAGCACAACCTAACTGTTCCATGTTTGTAGATGCGGTGGTTCGTCGAGGATAACTTTTCAAACTCTCTGCAAATTCATCAACTTGtgtttattaataatagtaCATGGATATAGTAtaccaaagaaaataaacttcATTTGGAgtattaatgatgaaaaagaaTGATTTGTTACCAATTGGACCAACTTTCTGTTCACTGCAGAGATTCATTAGATCTTTCATGCTATTAACCACCTCAGCTATCTGCAAGAAGCATCATCTATTATTATTGCATGTCAAGAGAGAAGAATATAAAACTCTCAAGACAATAAGGAAATCCCACCTGCAAGCACCGCACATATCTTTTCGAAAATCCCAGATCATTCAGTGACTGCAGTTCCAATGTCCTCGCCAATTGACGCCCACCAGTCACAACCCTAAAATGGGAAGCAAATCAAAATTATCACAAGCATGGATGGAGTCTATTTTTTAGCATAAGAAGGAAATTGAATCTAAGACATGCAAAgcataaagtaataatttacaAACAAATCGTGTCGTGAGATTTTTATCTAACTGATTGTGTTCCCCAACCCTCGCATTGACCACGGTGGTAAAGAGAGTTtttcatttttccaaaaaatataatCACAAACAATGTTTTGTCACTTACATATTGCTATATGTCTGCAAATCCTGCTGCGAGATACCATCGGGCCCACTTTCAGTGATTGTGTTTTGAAACTTTTGGGCAACTTGTAGCAACTGATTGGCCTGAAAATAGAACCTTCACATCATTTCATGCTACACAAGTTTAACTCACACATTTAATCAGATAAAATGTCCAAAGGTTCAAACATCAAGGAAATCACCTTCTAGATTAAGGTATTTGTCTCTAAACTGGATGTAGGCCAGAAAAACAAACCTCACCAAGACTCACATTGACCATTGTCAGAGAAATGCAAAATCATAAATTGCTATTTTATGTTCAATGGTAATAAAGTCTAGCACATAAGGAATGAAAGGAGAGTGACTTATTCATTACATGTTTAGATTAATCCACTTGCTATATAATCTATTAATCTTTAATCGATCAGTTGACTTAAGACCCCCACCCAGGTTCACCCTAATATTGCAGTAATACTGTAATTAAACAGCTTCAGGCCCACAAAAGGAATGTTTTTGAGAAAAATCTACAACTAGCAAAAGATGTACATAGAAGAGTGAAAATGGAGCATAAGACCATTAAAACAGACCAACAAATTGATGAATTATGTATGCATCTAACTAATCGATTGCATTAAGGaaacaacataaacataaaGTCGGGATATATACCTGAGGAGCAACTAGCTTTCTAGAAAGGAACTCCTCGTGACGAAGTGCACAGAATTCCCAAGAGAGAATCTAGAAAATGAGTTAGCAATCAGGCACTAACAGACCATACAGAATGAAGAACAAAGTTATAAGCTAATTTACTAACCTTCAAATCAGGTGTAAATATCACACGGAGCTGACCCTTGCGAATAACACGAAGTTGCTCATATACACTCTCTAGGACAGCCTTTTCATAATGCAACATACCTATTCCATTAGGGTATCTAACTTCACGAGGCAAGTCCAGGAATAAGAGTTCATCAATGACACCACTGCTAAACTTGATCTCATTTAGTCGTGGCAGCACTTCAAATGTTGCCTCTGTTGTGACACACAATCCAAAAGAGTTACAACACAGAACCTGTGGACTTTAAACAGACACACACACACAACACAAAGGCCAAAAGGAAATGCTTAATCAACTCACCAAATCCTCTTCCAGACTTGGAGCCACAAATTTCACAATGCCAGGCATCCTGGACAAAAAAAAAGGTTTTGGTTTATATTTGTCAGATGCGTAGAAGAAATACAAATCAGAAATTCTGCATATGGATAACAATTCCTAGTGATTACATATCAagatggttaaaatatataggTAACTTTTCTCTTGCAACCTTATCTCTTTTGGGGGCAACCCGTTATCAGAATTAGTTGGTGCATATGTGTCATGTTAAAAGATCAACAAACTCGCTTAGCTTTGAGTTAAGCTATGTAGATTAGAGAATACCTATCCCTAGCTTCCCACGATGAGATATTAAGCAGGTTAGATCATATcagtcttatatatataaagatgagTCTTTTAAAATAAGTACAAACAAAAAGGCATTTGAATATTAACACCGTATGTTTTATCACTATTGATACACAGTTACAAAATggatatttttgtaatatattctcatttttttctagcaagtattattattattattattattgcaagTTAATGCTTGTATAAAATATGAATGGTTGCGAAGATTGCGGAGATTCATTATTTGCATTAAGACAGTTATTTGTCACTTGGATAATATTCATGTTTTCTCAACCACGAGTacatctcttttattttaaatgagaaatgcaaggaaatatAGAACCTAggtactttttaaaaaaaaaaaaactgtgaGTAAACAACATACATCAATATCATAAGAAATTGACGACACTAATTAGCTCTACTCCACTCTCCACCAACAGAAAAAAGGTTTTGTGATTACATCAATATCAACACTACATCGATTCACAAGACAAGCATCTCGTTAACCAAAATTTGTAAGAAGCTATGTAGAAGGTTAACTATTACGAGAATAAATGTAATTCATTAAAAAGTTAAGATTTTGTTTCAAAAGGAAGGAAAACTGACCATGGTAGCCTGGGGAAAGACACCAAGTGAATGATGTCCAACATTATCATATTGTGACAAGCACCACCTTTTCTTTGCACGTGGGGAATAATACTCGGCTACAAACTTCCTCCAATAGAAAATGGAATTCTCCTGTCAAAGCAAATCATGAAAATATAGCAAAAAGTCTTACAACAGTAACTTCGCCAAAAGTCTAAAATTGTGCATCTGTAAACTGTGGACGTGGAGCAATATTGAGCTTCAAAACTAGTACATCAACTCACAGATGGTCGTTGCTGCTGATGATATAGGTACTGCATTAGCCGATTTGAACATGCGCCACTCTCAAAGGTGCGTTTCATGCCAGATAGATGTTGTGTGCCTGGTTGTTGAAGCTGCTGTCTCATTgaaagttgttgttgttgttgctgtaAGAATTGTACACGTTGCATGGGTGACATTGACTGTATTAGTTGTTGTTGCCGTAATCTCTGCTGCTGGATTAAAGCTTGCATCTGAGGATTTTGGCTGTGCAGCTGCATGGAGTCCTGCCTCTGCATCAGCTGTTGAAGAACCTGCTGTTGCAAAATGTCTTCTTGTTTTATATCCAACATGGGTTTCTTATGCATTGATAACAAAGATGGGTCCTGGATGAAAGATCCAGGGACCCGGGAACCAGAAGGAATTGAAAGTTGACCCATCCTTGCTGCAGGAAAAGATGCACCTTGTTGAGCCTGAGTTAATTGTCCTTGCTGGGATCTTGGCTCTTGATTGGAGGTTCCATCCATAATTGAAGAACCAGAAACACCTACATTGTTGGATGTGAATGACATGGGCGATGCTGGTATGCGCATGTAAGAATCCGTATTAAAGCTTGTACTTCTTTGGAGATGAGAACCTCCTGAAAATCCAGAATTTGCATCCGTCACTAACGAACTTGCACCCACACTTGGCCCAGTGTTCGCCACGCTGTTCAACATCATGTCACCAGCACGCGCAAGTCCTGGAATCGAATTTAACGAAGTTCCAAAAGATGGGCTCAAATGAGTATTTCCTACAGAATTGGGTTGATTGTCTCCATGAAGAAGAATTCCCGAACTATAAGAAGAATGCGATAAACCTCCAGCCATCAGGGAAGGTGCCATAGACGGCACCGACACCTGGCGACCAGATCCCATGTAACTCTCCAGTGCCGGGCTCCTCAGATTCTTGTGATAAGAAAAATAGGCTCACTAAGCCATCCTCCTCCCCTTGCAACTGAACAGAGAATCAAACACTCATCTTCAGTACCCTAATTATAGTTTGGAACATCAAACAACTACAGATTTCTCTGGAACCCTAATGTATCATCTcatattcttaacaatatagAGAAAATGACTTCCCAAAAGAAACCCTCCAATTTCATCTAGATTCATTACTCAGACAGATACAAATCAATTAATCAagcaatcaatcaatcaatcaatcaattctcTTAATTCAAAAGTTAATGAAGTCATTAGACATCATatatcagaaaaaaaaaaatcggggATCATGCGACTAATCAAACTGAACAGTACCGTTAAAGTTagtcattaaaataaaacaatttacatAGGCAGAAAGCTTACCAACTGAACTTCATTATCAGATTTAACACTCCGAAAACAGAACAGTAAAGAAAGAACAAGTTTAATTTTCATGATCCAAACGTAATTAGTGATCAGAACAGAAAAAACATAGTTTATGTCTGCAAATTACAGAacaatgaaaaaacaaaacttCGTTCGAACCTGGATTTAGAGATATGAAACTGTCGATTCAATTGGAAGAGAAAGAACGCGAAattgaggagagagagagatgaggctatatatatatatagctagcGGGGAGAGAGAGgggaagaaataaataaataattaccgGTTGGACCGCCACGAGACCTACCAAAACCGGTTTACATCAGTCAAGAAGTGTCGCGAGATCCTCCGGTTTTGATGTACACGTGGCTGAATATGTGTGGTCGGATTGAAGCAAAAAGGCTGCGAAACTAACTGcccaataattttattttaatctcccATAGGAGAACCATatattttgggatttttttaatttgctttaataactgttttttatttatttattattatttattaaattaggtATTTGGCCATTTTTTCTCACATGAATTGACTTAAAAGTCTCACGGtccaaattttgtattatagtATAAACAATTTGCTGATTAAAAAAATCGCAAATACCAT is drawn from Impatiens glandulifera chromosome 3, dImpGla2.1, whole genome shotgun sequence and contains these coding sequences:
- the LOC124930835 gene encoding probable transcriptional regulator SLK2, translating into METGHQVSVPSMAPSLVSGGLSHSSYSSGIFFQGDGQRQSVGNNYLSSSFGTSSNSIPGVMHASLGSVDASDVLLNSLGNSGPSVGASSLVTDANSVLSGGPHLQRSTSINTDSYMRLPASPMSFTSNNVSVSGSSIMDGTSLGQQSSNQEPSTQQGQLTQAQQGASAATSLSAARMGQLSRIPGSFIQDPSMSSMQKKPRLEIKQEDILQQQVLQQLMQRQDSMQLHNQNPQMQAIIQQHRLRQQQQQIIQSMSPIQRVQFLQQQQQQLSLRQQLQQPGTQHISGVKRTFESGACSNRLMQYLYHQQQRPSDNSIAYWRKFVAEYYSPRAKKRWCLSQYDNVGHHSLGVFPQATMDAWQCEICGSKSGRGFEATFEVLPRLNEIKFNSGVLDELLFLDLPREVRYPNGIMMLHYEKAVQESVYEQLRVIRKGQLRVIFSPDLKILSWEFCAHRHEEFFSRKLIAPQVSQLLQVAQKCQNTINESGPDGISKQDLQANSNMVLAGGRQLARTLELQSLNDLGFSKRYVRCLQIAEVVNSMKDLMDFCREQKIGSIDGLKSYPGQSAGSGKLQMATTDAEQQLAAAQNLPLDGSSSSLNKLSINSQMMTNNNNRGVGGTTTLNVPAQVVAASAAPTNNNYQNMMLMRQNSMNHHNSNSSPQQHQQQQQETSSSSSINHHQHHHNSTSQRALQGSIGGGNFVNNQRLHAGNNNNNNNRHAQSPQDNQQQQQQQMIQQVLVGHPNNASKAGNGMGGAAAPSRSNSFRGGSGGGGGGGVSNSDSSAVTAGDNNNKHGRKSSSDLTNYLHLPDNMFQDLGNDFGENGFFGGSELNDNMGFSWKS
- the LOC124930836 gene encoding probable transcriptional regulator SLK2, which gives rise to MGSGRQVSVPSMAPSLMAGGLSHSSYSSGILLHGDNQPNSVGNTHLSPSFGTSLNSIPGLARAGDMMLNSVANTGPSVGASSLVTDANSGFSGGSHLQRSTSFNTDSYMRIPASPMSFTSNNVGVSGSSIMDGTSNQEPRSQQGQLTQAQQGASFPAARMGQLSIPSGSRVPGSFIQDPSLLSMHKKPMLDIKQEDILQQQVLQQLMQRQDSMQLHSQNPQMQALIQQQRLRQQQLIQSMSPMQRVQFLQQQQQQLSMRQQLQQPGTQHLSGMKRTFESGACSNRLMQYLYHQQQRPSENSIFYWRKFVAEYYSPRAKKRWCLSQYDNVGHHSLGVFPQATMDAWHCEICGSKSGRGFEATFEVLPRLNEIKFSSGVIDELLFLDLPREVRYPNGIGMLHYEKAVLESVYEQLRVIRKGQLRVIFTPDLKILSWEFCALRHEEFLSRKLVAPQANQLLQVAQKFQNTITESGPDGISQQDLQTYSNMVVTGGRQLARTLELQSLNDLGFSKRYVRCLQIAEVVNSMKDLMNLCSEQKVGPIESLKSYPRRTTASTNMEQLGCAQNMPMDGSSVNKLIPAHPRSNNTQMANNNIAIAGRGTSTGPAAAQVMMNPNSNSSPQQQESSSSSSINHNNNSQRVVVYSSSGIQQGQVNNSQSLIQQSHQSHQNTTKSSSSSSSGGGGGEKKVVGGMNGSDYLNLPDNMFQDIGNEFGDNVGFFSNDLNGFEWKS